From a region of the Sphingopyxis sp. YR583 genome:
- a CDS encoding MFS transporter encodes MKKPWIVILCAAFIVTLAMGVRQSFGLFLPQMSVDIGISRSDFGLAMALQNLLFGLVQPFVGALADKHGAGRVVLGGALLYALGLIGAAFATDAIGLHISFGLLIGMAQSATTFVVVLGAVGRVVSPEKRSSAFGIVTAGGSLGQFLVVPFASMLLGNIGYHETLWIMAGLVALCGLLAIGVSGRTDASGTLAVEEQTAREALREAAVHRGYWLLNAGFFVCGFHIAFIATHLPAYLDDKGLGIEIGAQVLALVGLFNILGSYVFGRAGDFMRQKYVLSALYTARSAVIALFLFLPLSHASALVFAGAMGFLWLGTVPLTSGIVGRVFGVRHLSMLYGIVFLSHQVGSFFGAYTAGLIFDATGSYNIAWGFSIALGLFAGLVHLPIADAPVKRLQPA; translated from the coding sequence ATGAAAAAGCCCTGGATTGTTATCCTGTGCGCTGCCTTCATCGTCACGCTCGCAATGGGTGTCCGCCAGTCGTTCGGCCTGTTCCTGCCGCAGATGAGCGTCGATATCGGGATCAGTCGTTCGGACTTCGGCCTTGCCATGGCCCTGCAGAACCTGCTGTTCGGCCTCGTCCAGCCCTTTGTCGGGGCGCTTGCCGACAAGCATGGCGCGGGCCGCGTCGTGCTCGGCGGTGCGCTGCTTTATGCGCTCGGGCTGATCGGCGCAGCGTTCGCGACCGATGCGATCGGGCTGCATATCAGCTTCGGCCTGCTGATCGGTATGGCGCAGTCGGCGACGACCTTTGTCGTCGTGCTCGGTGCGGTCGGGCGCGTGGTCAGCCCCGAAAAGCGCAGCAGCGCGTTCGGCATCGTCACCGCGGGCGGCTCGCTCGGCCAGTTTCTTGTCGTGCCATTCGCTTCGATGCTCCTGGGTAACATCGGCTATCACGAGACCTTGTGGATCATGGCGGGCCTTGTCGCGCTGTGCGGCCTGCTCGCGATCGGGGTCTCCGGCCGGACGGACGCATCCGGGACGCTCGCAGTTGAGGAGCAGACTGCGCGTGAGGCGTTGCGCGAGGCTGCCGTCCACCGCGGCTATTGGTTGCTCAACGCCGGATTCTTCGTCTGCGGTTTCCACATCGCTTTCATCGCGACGCATCTTCCGGCCTATCTTGATGACAAAGGGCTCGGGATCGAAATCGGTGCGCAGGTGCTGGCACTGGTCGGGCTGTTCAATATCCTCGGTTCCTATGTGTTCGGCCGCGCTGGCGATTTTATGCGCCAGAAATATGTGCTGTCGGCGCTATACACAGCGCGCTCGGCGGTGATCGCGCTCTTCCTTTTTCTGCCTCTCAGCCATGCGAGCGCGCTCGTTTTCGCGGGTGCGATGGGGTTTTTGTGGCTGGGCACCGTGCCGCTCACCAGCGGGATCGTCGGGCGCGTTTTCGGCGTCCGCCATCTGTCGATGCTCTATGGCATCGTGTTCCTCAGCCATCAGGTTGGCAGCTTCTTCGGCGCCTATACCGCGGGTCTGATCTTCGATGCGACGGGCAGCTACAATATCGCTTGGGGCTTCTCGATCGCCCTCGGGCTGTTCGCGGGGCTCGTCCACCTCCCGATCGCCGATGCGCCGGTCAAACGGCTGCAACCGGCGTGA
- a CDS encoding aldehyde dehydrogenase family protein — translation MKLKDVYPLYLNNKAVQPNTDLEVIDKFTGEVAFRTALATPDVIDEAIAGAVRAAEPMARLASFEKRDVLLHCVTRFQERFDELAYALCVEAGKPIADSEGEVTRLIDTFRIAAEEATRNYGEVQPLDISARAKGYMGMWKRVPIGPCSFISPFNFPLNLAAHKIAPAIAMGCPFVMKPASLTPLGAIIMGEVLAECDILPEGAFSILPASRAGADLFTTDERLKLLSFTGSPGVGWDLKAKAGKKKVVLELGGNAAVIVDKDADLDHALARIVFGGYYQSGQSCIHVQRAIIHADIYDTFRDMLAAKVKTLKSGDPKLRDTFIGPMISVKEAQRLKGWIDDAVAAGATLLAGGGCEGNMLDAALLENVPGDTDVVREEAFGPVVILSKFTDWNTALAEVNDSKFGLQAGIFTRDIHKVLEAWDHLDVGGIVVNDVSSYRVDNMPYGGVKDSGLGREGVRFAMEDMSEIRNLVIRRL, via the coding sequence ATGAAACTCAAAGACGTCTATCCGCTCTATCTCAACAACAAGGCGGTTCAGCCCAACACCGACCTTGAGGTGATCGACAAGTTCACCGGCGAGGTCGCGTTTCGCACGGCGCTCGCGACCCCCGACGTCATCGACGAGGCGATCGCCGGGGCCGTGCGCGCCGCCGAGCCGATGGCGCGGCTCGCGAGTTTCGAGAAGCGCGACGTGTTGCTGCACTGCGTGACGCGCTTTCAGGAGCGGTTCGACGAACTCGCCTATGCCCTCTGCGTCGAGGCGGGCAAGCCGATCGCCGACAGCGAGGGCGAGGTTACCCGCCTGATCGACACCTTCCGTATCGCCGCCGAGGAAGCGACGCGCAACTATGGCGAGGTCCAGCCGCTCGACATTTCGGCCCGCGCCAAGGGCTATATGGGGATGTGGAAACGCGTGCCGATCGGGCCGTGCAGCTTCATCTCGCCTTTCAACTTTCCGCTCAACCTCGCCGCGCACAAGATCGCGCCGGCGATCGCTATGGGCTGCCCGTTCGTGATGAAGCCGGCGTCGCTGACGCCATTGGGCGCGATCATCATGGGCGAGGTGCTCGCCGAATGCGATATCCTGCCCGAGGGTGCGTTCAGCATATTGCCCGCGAGCCGCGCGGGCGCCGACCTGTTCACCACCGACGAGCGCCTGAAATTGCTGAGCTTTACCGGATCGCCCGGCGTCGGCTGGGACCTGAAGGCCAAGGCGGGCAAAAAGAAGGTCGTACTCGAACTCGGCGGCAACGCCGCGGTGATCGTCGACAAGGATGCAGACCTCGACCATGCGCTCGCGCGCATCGTCTTCGGCGGCTATTATCAGTCGGGGCAAAGCTGCATCCATGTGCAGCGTGCGATCATCCACGCCGATATCTATGACACTTTCCGCGATATGCTCGCCGCGAAGGTCAAGACGCTGAAATCGGGCGATCCGAAACTGCGCGACACCTTCATCGGCCCGATGATTTCAGTCAAGGAAGCGCAGCGGCTCAAGGGCTGGATCGACGATGCGGTCGCGGCCGGCGCGACCCTGCTCGCGGGCGGCGGCTGTGAAGGCAATATGCTCGACGCCGCGCTGCTCGAAAATGTCCCCGGCGACACCGATGTGGTGCGCGAGGAAGCCTTTGGTCCCGTCGTCATCCTGTCCAAATTCACCGACTGGAACACCGCGCTCGCCGAGGTCAACGACAGCAAGTTCGGGCTGCAGGCCGGCATCTTCACGCGCGACATCCACAAGGTGCTGGAGGCGTGGGACCATCTCGACGTCGGCGGCATCGTCGTCAACGACGTCTCCTCCTACCGCGTCGACAATATGCCCTATGGCGGCGTGAAGGACAGCGGGCTCGGTCGCGAAGGCGTGCGCTTCGCGATGGAGGATATGAGCGAAATCAGGAATTTGGTGATCCGCCGCCTTTGA
- a CDS encoding DUF5694 domain-containing protein: MTAFTALLLTMSAAAQPAYAPEFDPRTLKDNVAGRPGELLVLGTPHLSGLPDSFKPESLEPLLVRLAEWKPEIITIEGLSGADCELLVRYKPLYPGAADYCWDPAAAQQIVGLDMVAATIEADKMLAGWPANPAPSDRRRLAALFLAGGERPSALVQWLRLPANERRAGDGLDVTLVGVLDKAMTGRNENFLIGSALAARLGLERVYATDDHSADGVTASLDKDPGYGAALQRIWDNPAVKERIAADKALEAKLDANGVLALYRNYNSPETMRMAFDSDFGAALSDTSAQQYGRRYTGWWETRNLRMVANIRAAMAVRPGARTLAIVGASHKGYFEAYLNMMHDVRVVDAATILK; this comes from the coding sequence GTGACGGCCTTTACCGCGTTGTTGCTGACGATGAGCGCGGCGGCACAGCCCGCTTACGCCCCAGAATTCGACCCGCGGACGCTGAAGGACAATGTTGCCGGGAGGCCTGGCGAATTGCTTGTGCTCGGTACGCCGCACCTGTCGGGATTGCCCGACAGCTTCAAGCCGGAGAGTCTCGAACCGCTGCTTGTCCGCCTCGCAGAATGGAAACCCGAAATCATCACGATCGAGGGGCTGTCGGGCGCCGATTGCGAACTGTTGGTCCGCTATAAGCCGCTCTATCCGGGCGCGGCCGACTATTGTTGGGATCCTGCGGCCGCGCAGCAGATCGTCGGGCTCGACATGGTTGCTGCGACGATTGAGGCTGACAAGATGCTGGCTGGCTGGCCGGCAAACCCCGCGCCTTCGGACCGCCGCCGCCTCGCCGCCCTGTTCCTTGCGGGTGGGGAACGCCCGTCCGCGCTGGTTCAGTGGTTGCGGCTTCCTGCGAACGAACGGCGCGCGGGCGACGGTCTGGATGTGACGCTCGTCGGGGTACTCGACAAGGCGATGACCGGTCGCAACGAGAATTTCCTGATCGGATCGGCGCTCGCCGCGCGGCTGGGGCTCGAGCGCGTCTATGCGACCGACGACCATAGCGCCGACGGCGTCACCGCATCGCTCGACAAGGATCCGGGCTATGGCGCGGCGCTCCAGCGGATCTGGGACAATCCGGCGGTGAAGGAGCGGATCGCCGCCGACAAGGCGCTCGAGGCGAAACTCGACGCCAATGGCGTGCTCGCGCTCTACCGCAATTATAACAGTCCGGAGACGATGCGCATGGCGTTCGACAGCGATTTCGGCGCGGCACTTTCCGACACTAGCGCACAGCAATATGGGCGCCGCTACACCGGCTGGTGGGAAACGCGGAATCTGCGCATGGTGGCAAATATCCGCGCCGCGATGGCGGTCCGCCCCGGCGCACGCACGCTCGCGATCGTCGGCGCGTCGCACAAGGGTTATTTCGAAGCATATCTCAATATGATGCACGACGTCCGGGTGGTGGACGCCGCGACCATATTGAAATGA
- the cobS gene encoding cobaltochelatase subunit CobS, with amino-acid sequence MTDIPNSLPDHHGSTLLGAPDTEVDARELFGVDIDMKVPAFSEADERVPDLDPAYVFDGDTTLAILAGFKYNRRVMVQGYHGTGKSTHIEQVAARLKWPCIRVNLDAHISRIDLVGRDAIVLRDGQQVTEFREGLLPWALQTPTALVFDEYDAGRPDVMFVIQRVLETEGKLTLLDQNRVIRPNPHFRLFSTANTVGLGDTSGLYHGTQQINQGQMDRWNIVVTLNYLPAATESAIILAKVPNTDETTIANMVKVADLTRQGFINGDISTVMSPRTVISWAQNTAIFNNIGFAFRLSFLNKCDEAERMIVAEYYQRVFGEDLPESVVAR; translated from the coding sequence ATGACCGATATCCCGAACAGCCTTCCCGACCACCACGGTTCGACGCTCCTCGGCGCGCCCGATACCGAGGTCGATGCGCGCGAGTTGTTCGGCGTCGATATCGACATGAAGGTGCCGGCATTCAGCGAGGCTGACGAGCGTGTTCCCGACCTCGATCCGGCCTACGTCTTCGACGGCGACACGACGCTCGCGATCCTCGCCGGCTTCAAATATAACCGCCGCGTCATGGTGCAGGGCTATCACGGCACCGGCAAGTCGACGCATATCGAACAGGTTGCGGCGCGACTCAAATGGCCATGCATCCGCGTCAACCTCGACGCGCATATCAGCCGTATCGACCTTGTCGGCCGCGACGCGATCGTGCTGCGCGACGGCCAGCAGGTCACCGAATTCCGCGAAGGCCTGCTCCCCTGGGCGCTGCAGACGCCGACCGCGCTCGTCTTCGACGAATATGACGCGGGCCGCCCCGACGTGATGTTCGTGATCCAGCGCGTGCTGGAGACCGAGGGCAAGCTGACCCTGCTCGACCAGAACCGCGTGATCCGGCCGAACCCGCATTTCCGCCTCTTCTCGACCGCGAACACCGTCGGCCTCGGCGACACGAGCGGGCTCTATCACGGCACGCAGCAGATCAACCAGGGCCAGATGGACCGCTGGAACATCGTCGTCACGCTCAACTATCTGCCCGCCGCGACCGAAAGCGCGATCATCCTCGCCAAGGTGCCGAACACTGACGAGACGACGATCGCCAACATGGTCAAGGTCGCCGATCTCACGCGCCAAGGCTTCATCAACGGCGACATTTCGACCGTGATGTCGCCGCGTACCGTGATCAGCTGGGCGCAGAACACGGCGATCTTCAACAACATCGGCTTCGCGTTCCGCCTCTCGTTCCTCAACAAGTGCGACGAGGCCGAACGGATGATCGTTGCCGAATATTACCAGCGCGTGTTCGGCGAAGACCTGCCCGAAAGCGTCGTCGCCCGCTAA
- a CDS encoding ester cyclase → MTDLNEARIEVVRRHMALEIMHDWDGVLATFDHPRYELMGPGTVFDGEAAVRSYFAASREPFPDQANEVIAIAADEGTNTVLVEFWLTGTHLGPLKLGLRTIEPTGKAFRIRMAASFEFAPGGDKIVCERPYYDQSAAMKALGLL, encoded by the coding sequence ATGACCGACCTGAACGAAGCACGGATCGAGGTGGTGCGCCGCCATATGGCGCTCGAGATCATGCACGACTGGGACGGCGTCCTCGCTACCTTCGACCATCCGCGATACGAATTGATGGGCCCCGGCACGGTTTTCGACGGCGAAGCGGCGGTGCGATCCTATTTCGCGGCGTCGCGCGAGCCCTTTCCCGATCAGGCGAACGAGGTGATCGCGATCGCCGCCGACGAGGGCACGAACACGGTGCTCGTCGAATTCTGGCTGACGGGCACGCATCTCGGCCCGCTGAAGCTCGGCCTCCGGACGATCGAACCGACCGGCAAGGCGTTTCGCATTCGCATGGCGGCAAGTTTCGAATTTGCGCCCGGCGGCGACAAGATTGTCTGCGAGCGTCCCTATTATGACCAGTCGGCGGCGATGAAGGCGCTCGGTCTGCTCTGA
- a CDS encoding alpha/beta hydrolase, giving the protein MKTAMRNRLLALLAIAPLSGCSIAAVDYGKVRHADYVADPRCTAQPGAAVDGEALPFFFATSRLPDCRTPEIILLRHRGDQMRYGRFNAPRDVVVDRKKRLLAPVAFQTSADWWRALQAETDRKQGRVLLYVHGYRENFSTTSKDAAQIARMTGFDGPIIEYSWPSQGKILSYVVDETNMYHDVRNFRDFLKTLAEQTWVKEIVVVSHSLGARLVIPAISYVDRTSSNADSSNISNIILASPDIDRETFERDIEEEVLSARRVANNRRITVYTSRADKALAASRAIHGYPRLGSPYCFDPFEAADLKAKGLPERCYPASRPGLIVIDTTDVSRGSTGHSNFLRSAVVCWDFIDVVANKRTRPERVPTQWAHVFRLLPDPAVPKDGDDAICQRTPEVEEPM; this is encoded by the coding sequence ATGAAGACCGCCATGCGAAACCGCCTGCTCGCCTTGCTCGCAATTGCCCCGCTATCCGGGTGCAGCATTGCGGCGGTCGATTATGGCAAGGTTCGCCACGCCGATTATGTCGCCGACCCGCGCTGTACCGCGCAGCCCGGCGCTGCTGTCGATGGCGAGGCGCTGCCCTTTTTCTTTGCAACGAGCCGCCTGCCCGACTGTCGCACGCCCGAGATCATCCTGCTCCGCCACCGCGGCGACCAGATGCGTTACGGTCGCTTCAACGCGCCGCGCGACGTCGTCGTCGATAGGAAGAAGCGGCTGCTCGCCCCAGTCGCTTTCCAGACCTCGGCCGACTGGTGGCGCGCGCTACAGGCCGAGACCGACCGCAAGCAGGGGCGCGTGCTACTCTATGTCCACGGTTATCGGGAAAATTTCTCGACTACATCGAAAGACGCCGCGCAGATCGCGCGGATGACCGGCTTCGACGGGCCGATCATCGAATATAGCTGGCCGTCGCAGGGCAAGATATTGAGCTATGTCGTCGACGAGACGAACATGTATCACGACGTCCGCAACTTCCGCGATTTCCTGAAGACGCTCGCAGAACAAACGTGGGTGAAGGAGATCGTCGTCGTCTCGCACTCGCTGGGCGCGCGGTTGGTGATCCCGGCGATTTCCTATGTCGACCGCACATCGAGCAACGCCGACAGCAGCAACATCTCGAACATCATTCTCGCCTCGCCCGACATCGACCGCGAGACGTTCGAGCGCGATATCGAGGAAGAGGTACTGTCGGCGCGGCGCGTCGCGAATAATCGGCGGATCACCGTCTACACCTCGCGCGCCGACAAGGCGCTCGCCGCGTCGCGCGCGATCCACGGCTATCCGCGGCTGGGCTCTCCCTATTGTTTCGATCCGTTCGAGGCGGCTGATCTGAAGGCCAAGGGGCTGCCCGAGCGTTGTTATCCCGCGTCGCGCCCGGGCCTAATCGTCATCGACACGACTGACGTGTCGCGCGGATCAACCGGCCACAGCAACTTCCTGCGCAGCGCGGTCGTGTGCTGGGATTTTATCGATGTCGTGGCGAACAAGCGTACCCGGCCCGAGCGCGTCCCGACGCAATGGGCGCATGTATTCCGGCTGCTCCCCGACCCGGCGGTGCCGAAAGACGGCGACGACGCAATATGTCAGCGCACGCCCGAGGTCGAAGAGCCGATGTGA
- a CDS encoding J domain-containing protein, producing MPSSARPARFHGRVPREERCAAPGCREAGEFRAPVSSQRSPDGPPPYRWLCLDHVREFNAGYNFFEGMSADQIMAAQSPTAGWETESRAFRPAGSADLPPRWADFKDPMDALGARFRQRMDEARREAANPGLSREAHDAMQLLGLPADADRAALRRRYSELVRKYHPDRNGGDRSFEARLGAIVEAYQLLRKTKAFA from the coding sequence GTGCCGTCTTCTGCTCGCCCCGCCCGTTTTCATGGCCGCGTTCCGCGCGAAGAGCGCTGCGCCGCGCCCGGATGCCGCGAGGCGGGAGAGTTTCGCGCGCCCGTTTCGTCGCAGCGATCCCCCGACGGCCCGCCGCCCTACCGCTGGCTGTGCCTCGACCATGTGCGCGAATTCAACGCAGGCTATAACTTCTTCGAAGGGATGAGCGCCGACCAGATCATGGCAGCGCAATCGCCCACGGCTGGCTGGGAGACCGAAAGCCGCGCGTTCCGTCCCGCCGGCAGCGCCGACCTGCCGCCGCGCTGGGCGGATTTCAAGGACCCGATGGACGCACTTGGTGCGCGCTTTCGTCAGCGGATGGACGAAGCGAGGCGCGAGGCGGCAAACCCCGGCCTGTCGCGCGAGGCGCATGATGCGATGCAGTTACTCGGCTTGCCCGCCGATGCCGACCGCGCGGCACTGCGGCGGCGCTACAGCGAACTCGTGCGCAAATATCATCCCGACCGCAATGGCGGCGATCGCAGTTTCGAAGCGAGGCTGGGCGCGATAGTCGAGGCTTATCAATTGCTCAGAAAGACCAAGGCGTTCGCATAG
- a CDS encoding acetolactate synthase large subunit, which translates to MKKASDLFIECLEEEGVEYIFGVPGEENLDFLDSLSRSTKIKLILTRHEQGAGFMAATYGRHTGKTGVCLATLGPGATNFVTAAAYAQLGGMPMMMITGQKPIKKSKQGRFQILDVVAMMGPITKYTHQMASSDNIPSRVREAFRLAEEEKPGAVHIELPEDIADEHTDSLPLKRSHSRRPTADVKSIREAVKALEEATSPVLVIGAGANRTMTSRMLLQFIEKTGIPFLTTQLGKGVIDERHPKFLGCAALSAGDFVHRAVEASDCIVNLGHDVIEKPPFFMQRGGPTVIHVSTKTAEVDPVYFPDIEVIGDIANAVWQMKEDIVPNGSWKFDHLLAYRKAEVEHTAPLAKDERFPIFPPHLVQSIRDAMPDDGIICLDNGVYKIWFARGYTAYRPNTVLLDNALATMGAGLPSAMMSAMVYPGRKVMAICGDGGFMMNSQEMETAVRLGLNITVLILNDNSYGMIRWKQANMGFKDWGLTYGNPDFVKYAESYGAHGHRVESAAHLKELLAHTRDTPGVHLIDCPVDYSENDQILNIDIKKLSKEL; encoded by the coding sequence ATGAAAAAAGCATCCGACCTGTTCATCGAGTGCCTGGAGGAAGAAGGCGTCGAATATATTTTCGGCGTTCCGGGTGAAGAAAATCTCGATTTTCTCGACAGCCTGTCGCGCTCGACCAAGATCAAGCTGATCCTGACGCGCCACGAGCAGGGCGCGGGCTTCATGGCCGCCACTTACGGGCGCCACACCGGCAAGACCGGTGTCTGCCTGGCCACATTGGGGCCCGGCGCGACCAACTTCGTCACCGCCGCGGCCTATGCGCAGCTTGGCGGCATGCCGATGATGATGATCACCGGGCAAAAGCCGATCAAGAAATCGAAGCAGGGACGCTTCCAGATCCTCGACGTCGTCGCGATGATGGGGCCGATCACCAAATATACGCACCAGATGGCGTCGTCGGACAATATCCCGAGCCGCGTGCGCGAGGCCTTTCGGCTTGCCGAAGAAGAAAAGCCTGGCGCGGTGCATATCGAACTGCCCGAGGACATCGCCGACGAGCATACCGACAGCCTGCCGCTGAAGCGCAGCCATAGCCGCCGACCGACCGCCGACGTCAAGTCGATCCGCGAAGCGGTAAAGGCCCTTGAGGAAGCGACCTCACCCGTCCTCGTCATCGGCGCCGGCGCGAACCGCACGATGACCAGCCGCATGCTGCTGCAGTTCATCGAAAAGACCGGCATTCCCTTCCTGACGACACAGCTCGGCAAGGGTGTGATCGATGAGCGGCACCCGAAATTCCTGGGTTGCGCTGCGCTGTCGGCGGGAGACTTCGTCCACCGCGCGGTCGAGGCGTCGGACTGCATCGTCAACCTCGGCCATGACGTGATCGAAAAGCCGCCCTTCTTCATGCAGCGCGGCGGGCCCACCGTGATCCATGTGTCGACCAAGACCGCCGAGGTCGATCCGGTCTATTTCCCCGACATCGAAGTGATCGGCGATATCGCCAACGCCGTGTGGCAGATGAAGGAAGACATCGTCCCCAACGGCAGCTGGAAATTCGATCACCTGCTCGCCTATCGCAAGGCCGAAGTCGAGCATACCGCACCGCTGGCGAAGGACGAGCGTTTCCCGATCTTCCCACCGCATCTGGTCCAGTCGATCCGCGACGCGATGCCGGACGACGGGATTATCTGCCTCGACAATGGCGTCTATAAGATCTGGTTCGCGCGCGGCTACACCGCCTATCGCCCGAACACGGTGCTGCTCGACAATGCGCTCGCGACGATGGGCGCCGGCCTGCCATCGGCGATGATGTCGGCGATGGTCTATCCGGGCCGCAAGGTCATGGCGATCTGCGGCGACGGCGGTTTCATGATGAACAGCCAGGAGATGGAGACCGCGGTCCGCCTCGGCCTCAACATCACCGTGCTGATCCTCAACGACAACAGCTATGGCATGATCCGCTGGAAGCAGGCGAATATGGGCTTCAAGGATTGGGGGCTGACCTATGGCAACCCCGATTTCGTCAAATATGCCGAAAGTTATGGCGCACACGGGCACCGCGTCGAAAGCGCGGCGCACCTCAAGGAACTGCTCGCGCACACCCGCGATACGCCCGGCGTGCATCTGATCGACTGCCCGGTCGATTATTCGGAGAATGACCAGATCCTCAATATCGACATCAAGAAGCTGTCGAAGGAACTGTAA
- the cobT gene encoding cobaltochelatase subunit CobT has translation MSSQSPLDDFKAALSSVARAVTRDAEVEVGFTADAPAQIGKAIKVPTPSRTLPADQVAEARGFADSYALRMKHHSEKLHAASRPNEPLAAAAFDAMERARIEALGARHMDGMRSNLASSLAMRMRSDPISRAQNREDVPISSALELMLREALTGEQAPQGTETGLSLVREWITNEAGGDLTALSMLLDDQAAFAETAKLALRHLDLIQSDEPLEEGAEDGGEQDETEAEESQEEQESEDGGSGESQVDARAEMAGDQADDGDSDPDAQEMEADGEPEMGGEGDEGMLPVRPNRLPSDIPDFNYLRFTEKHDEIILATELCDADELTRLRAYLDQQMTHLQGAVTKLANRLQRRLMAQQNRAWDFDQEEGQLDAARLARVIVSPGQSLSYKIERDTDFRDTVVTLLIDNSGSMRGRPISIAAISADILARTLERCGVKTEILGFTTRTWKGGQSREDWLAAGRPAHPGRLNDLRHIIYKPADEPYRRARKSLGLMMREGLLKENIDGEALMWAHQRIIGRPEERKILMVISDGAPVDDSTLSVNHGAYLDQHLRQVIEWIENRSPVELCAIGIGHDVTRYYSRAVTIMDAEQLGGTMVEQLAGLFDID, from the coding sequence ATGTCCAGCCAATCACCCCTCGACGATTTCAAGGCCGCGCTGTCGAGCGTTGCGCGCGCGGTAACCCGCGATGCCGAGGTAGAAGTAGGCTTTACCGCCGACGCCCCCGCGCAGATCGGCAAGGCGATCAAGGTGCCGACGCCTTCGCGTACGCTGCCCGCCGATCAGGTCGCCGAGGCGCGCGGCTTTGCGGATAGCTATGCCTTGCGCATGAAGCATCATAGCGAGAAATTGCACGCCGCGTCGCGTCCGAACGAACCGCTTGCCGCGGCCGCATTCGACGCGATGGAGCGCGCGCGGATCGAAGCGCTTGGCGCACGCCACATGGACGGGATGCGCAGTAACCTCGCCTCCAGCCTTGCGATGCGGATGCGCAGCGACCCGATCAGCCGCGCCCAGAACCGCGAGGATGTGCCGATTTCGAGCGCGCTCGAACTGATGCTGCGCGAGGCGCTGACCGGCGAGCAGGCGCCGCAAGGGACCGAAACCGGGCTATCGCTGGTCCGCGAATGGATCACCAACGAAGCGGGCGGCGACCTGACCGCACTGTCGATGCTGCTCGACGATCAGGCCGCCTTTGCCGAAACCGCGAAGCTCGCGCTCCGCCACCTCGACCTCATCCAGAGCGACGAACCGCTTGAGGAGGGCGCCGAAGACGGCGGCGAGCAGGATGAGACCGAGGCCGAAGAAAGTCAGGAAGAGCAGGAAAGCGAAGACGGCGGTTCCGGCGAATCGCAGGTCGATGCCCGTGCCGAAATGGCGGGCGACCAGGCCGACGACGGCGACAGCGACCCCGATGCGCAGGAAATGGAAGCCGACGGCGAGCCCGAGATGGGCGGCGAAGGCGACGAGGGCATGCTTCCCGTTCGCCCCAACCGCCTGCCGAGCGACATTCCCGATTTCAACTATCTGCGCTTCACCGAAAAGCATGACGAGATCATCCTCGCGACCGAGCTGTGCGACGCCGACGAACTGACACGGCTACGCGCCTATCTCGACCAGCAAATGACGCATCTTCAGGGCGCGGTGACCAAGCTTGCGAACCGGCTCCAGCGCCGGTTGATGGCGCAGCAGAACCGCGCGTGGGATTTCGATCAGGAGGAAGGCCAACTCGACGCCGCGCGCCTCGCACGCGTCATCGTCTCGCCGGGCCAATCGCTGTCGTACAAGATCGAACGCGATACCGACTTCCGCGATACCGTCGTCACCTTGCTGATCGACAATTCGGGTTCGATGCGCGGGCGACCGATCAGCATCGCCGCGATCAGCGCCGACATCCTCGCGCGCACGCTCGAACGCTGCGGCGTGAAGACCGAAATCCTCGGCTTTACGACGCGGACGTGGAAGGGTGGGCAAAGCCGAGAAGACTGGCTCGCCGCCGGACGTCCGGCGCACCCCGGCCGCCTCAACGACCTGCGCCACATCATCTACAAGCCGGCCGACGAACCCTATCGCCGCGCGCGCAAGTCGCTCGGCCTGATGATGCGTGAGGGGCTATTGAAGGAGAATATCGACGGCGAGGCGCTGATGTGGGCGCATCAACGGATCATCGGGCGCCCCGAAGAGCGCAAGATATTGATGGTGATTTCAGACGGCGCGCCGGTCGACGACAGCACCTTGTCGGTGAACCACGGCGCCTATCTGGACCAGCATCTGCGGCAAGTGATCGAATGGATCGAGAACCGCTCGCCCGTCGAACTCTGCGCGATCGGTATCGGGCACGACGTCACGCGCTATTACAGCCGCGCGGTGACGATCATGGATGCCGAACAGCTCGGCGGAACGATGGTCGAACAACTCGCGGGATTGTTCGATATCGATTGA